From the Dunckerocampus dactyliophorus isolate RoL2022-P2 chromosome 12, RoL_Ddac_1.1, whole genome shotgun sequence genome, one window contains:
- the LOC129191380 gene encoding lymphoid enhancer-binding factor 1-like isoform X1 yields MKGMTEQRDMEMPGFTSKCLPHNPAQPTRPAGPRYNNNNHQAVGSQQRGFVPIQNSYMQPNPVMAAPSMHFVPMSHQNLQPLPPSIETLAHVHGQTNFVPEVMLPNGMNMRPVGLLNGELLYKVTAPSNITPPLPANIPKIKKKTKKVDDHYTEQTYVKKPLNAFMLFSKEHRQAVKDRSSSTNIAVINETLGKMWHLLPEKEKAKYYEQAEEERRLHAQQHPDWSCRHNYGKKRYNKRIRD; encoded by the exons ATGAAGGGCATGACAGAACAGAG GGATATGGAAATGCCAGGTTTTACATCAAAGTGTCTTCCTCACAATCCTGCTCAACCAACACGACCTGCTGGGCCAaggtacaacaacaacaaccaccaGGCAGTGGGCAGCCAGCAGAGGGGCTTTGTTCCCATACAAAACAGTTACATGCAACCAAATCCGGTGATGGCTGCTCCCAGCATGCACTTTGTACCAATGAGTCATCAGAATCTGCAGCCACTTCCCCCGAGCATTGAGACACTTGCCCATGTCCATGGCCAG ACTAACTTTGTACCAGAGGTGATGCTGCCTAATGGCATGAATATGCGTCCTGTTGGATTGCT GAATGGAGAGCTGTTGTACAAAGTTACAGCTCCTTCTAACATTACTCCTCCTCTTCCAGCCAACATCCCCAAGATAAA gaagaaaacaaaaaaagtagacGACCATTACACAGAGCAAACATATGTCAAGAAGCCTTTAAACGCGTTCATGTTATTCTCCAAGGAGCATAGGCAAGCTGTCAAGGACAGGTCCTCCTCAACGAATATTGCTGTTATAAATGAGACCTTAGGAAAGATG TGGCATTTGCTACCTGAAAAGGAGAAGGCCAAGTATTACGAACAAGCTGAGGAAGAGCGGCGACTTCACGCCCAGCAGCATCCAGACTGGTCTTGCCGCCACAACTAC GGCAAAAAGAGATACAATAAAAGGATCAGGGATTGA
- the LOC129191380 gene encoding lymphoid enhancer-binding factor 1-like isoform X2, with the protein MEMPGFTSKCLPHNPAQPTRPAGPRYNNNNHQAVGSQQRGFVPIQNSYMQPNPVMAAPSMHFVPMSHQNLQPLPPSIETLAHVHGQTNFVPEVMLPNGMNMRPVGLLNGELLYKVTAPSNITPPLPANIPKIKKKTKKVDDHYTEQTYVKKPLNAFMLFSKEHRQAVKDRSSSTNIAVINETLGKMWHLLPEKEKAKYYEQAEEERRLHAQQHPDWSCRHNYGKKRYNKRIRD; encoded by the exons ATGGAAATGCCAGGTTTTACATCAAAGTGTCTTCCTCACAATCCTGCTCAACCAACACGACCTGCTGGGCCAaggtacaacaacaacaaccaccaGGCAGTGGGCAGCCAGCAGAGGGGCTTTGTTCCCATACAAAACAGTTACATGCAACCAAATCCGGTGATGGCTGCTCCCAGCATGCACTTTGTACCAATGAGTCATCAGAATCTGCAGCCACTTCCCCCGAGCATTGAGACACTTGCCCATGTCCATGGCCAG ACTAACTTTGTACCAGAGGTGATGCTGCCTAATGGCATGAATATGCGTCCTGTTGGATTGCT GAATGGAGAGCTGTTGTACAAAGTTACAGCTCCTTCTAACATTACTCCTCCTCTTCCAGCCAACATCCCCAAGATAAA gaagaaaacaaaaaaagtagacGACCATTACACAGAGCAAACATATGTCAAGAAGCCTTTAAACGCGTTCATGTTATTCTCCAAGGAGCATAGGCAAGCTGTCAAGGACAGGTCCTCCTCAACGAATATTGCTGTTATAAATGAGACCTTAGGAAAGATG TGGCATTTGCTACCTGAAAAGGAGAAGGCCAAGTATTACGAACAAGCTGAGGAAGAGCGGCGACTTCACGCCCAGCAGCATCCAGACTGGTCTTGCCGCCACAACTAC GGCAAAAAGAGATACAATAAAAGGATCAGGGATTGA